From Nocardioides daedukensis, the proteins below share one genomic window:
- a CDS encoding YoaK family protein, whose protein sequence is MFGLTGAERSPIRNVQLASLLALTAGILNSVGFVAVAAYTSHMTGLTATVADALVLGFSQAAWLAVTALIGFVLGAITCAVIFNWGRRRGLQGRYANVLLLEALLILAFGVLAEGLEGPRRALSIIAVLGFTMGLQNAIITKLSGAQIRTTHVTGMITDIGIELGKLAYRERTPGLPPVEADLRKLGILALLVALFFLGGVLGAVGYLEFGFPVVIPTGLVLLVLATPPVLSDIRRRPASAP, encoded by the coding sequence ATGTTCGGACTCACTGGCGCCGAGCGGAGCCCGATCCGCAACGTCCAACTGGCCAGTCTGTTGGCGTTGACCGCCGGGATCCTGAACTCTGTCGGATTCGTGGCGGTGGCGGCCTACACCTCCCACATGACCGGTCTCACCGCCACCGTCGCCGACGCCCTGGTCCTCGGCTTCAGCCAAGCTGCTTGGCTCGCTGTCACCGCCCTGATCGGATTCGTCCTGGGAGCGATCACTTGTGCGGTCATCTTCAACTGGGGCAGGCGTCGGGGCCTGCAGGGGCGATATGCGAACGTCCTGCTCCTCGAGGCACTGCTGATCCTCGCGTTCGGAGTCCTGGCGGAGGGCCTGGAGGGTCCACGACGGGCCCTGAGCATCATCGCCGTGCTCGGCTTCACCATGGGTCTGCAGAACGCGATCATCACCAAGCTGTCCGGCGCGCAGATCCGCACCACCCATGTCACGGGCATGATCACCGACATCGGGATCGAGCTCGGCAAGCTCGCCTACCGCGAACGCACTCCCGGGCTTCCGCCGGTCGAGGCAGACCTGCGAAAGCTCGGAATCCTGGCCCTCCTGGTGGCGCTCTTCTTCCTCGGCGGCGTCCTCGGCGCAGTCGGCTATCTCGAGTTCGGTTTCCCGGTGGTCATCCCGACTGGACTCGTACTGTTGGTCCTGGCCACGCCGCCGGTCCTCTCCGACATCAGGCGCCGGCCTGCCAGCGCACCCTGA
- a CDS encoding LLM class F420-dependent oxidoreductase gives MRNGIVLFTSDRGITPAAAAKAAEDRGFDTFYVPEHTHIPVKREAVHPGTGDETLPDDRYTRTLDPWVSLATAAAVTSHIRLSTAVALPVESDPITLAKTIATLDHLSGGRVTLGAGFGWNVDELTDHHVPAKKRRTVLKEYVEAMRALWTQDEASYSGEFVSFGASWAWPKPVQSHVPLLIGAGGGPKTFAWIAAHADGWMTTPIETGIGDKAASLKQAWADAGRDGSPEIHVLVARKPTPEDYAEWTEAGVTELIWGIPDAGEDEAVAHLERLAVKLGLTAPTS, from the coding sequence ATGCGCAACGGAATCGTCCTCTTCACCAGCGACCGCGGCATCACCCCCGCTGCCGCAGCCAAGGCCGCCGAGGACCGCGGCTTCGACACGTTCTATGTGCCCGAGCACACGCACATCCCGGTCAAGCGCGAGGCCGTCCACCCGGGCACCGGTGACGAAACCCTCCCCGACGATCGCTACACCCGCACCCTCGACCCGTGGGTCTCACTCGCGACCGCGGCCGCGGTCACCTCGCACATCCGGCTCTCGACCGCGGTGGCGCTCCCGGTCGAGTCCGACCCGATCACCCTGGCCAAGACGATCGCCACCCTGGACCACCTCTCCGGTGGCCGGGTGACCCTGGGCGCCGGCTTCGGCTGGAACGTCGACGAGCTCACCGACCACCACGTGCCGGCGAAGAAGCGCCGCACCGTGCTGAAGGAGTACGTCGAGGCGATGCGGGCCCTGTGGACCCAGGACGAGGCGTCCTACTCCGGGGAGTTCGTGAGCTTCGGCGCCTCGTGGGCCTGGCCCAAGCCCGTGCAGTCCCACGTCCCGCTGCTGATCGGCGCAGGTGGAGGACCCAAGACATTCGCCTGGATCGCGGCACACGCGGACGGGTGGATGACGACCCCGATCGAGACCGGCATCGGCGACAAGGCTGCTTCCCTCAAGCAGGCCTGGGCCGATGCCGGTCGCGACGGCTCCCCCGAGATCCACGTGCTGGTCGCGAGGAAGCCGACGCCCGAGGACTACGCCGAGTGGACCGAGGCCGGCGTCACCGAGCTGATCTGGGGCATCCCGGACGCCGGCGAGGACGAGGCCGTCGCCCATCTGGAGCGGCTCGCCGTCAAGCTGGGACTGACCGCCCCTACCTCCTGA
- the dapC gene encoding succinyldiaminopimelate transaminase — protein MGTVSAKLPDFPWDHLVPFADRARAHVDGIVDLSVGTPVDPTPAVAQEALTAAADNPGYPVTIGKVETRQAALDWMERRLGVRGLGLDAVLPVIGSKELIASLALHLGVGARDLVVHPRLAYPTYEVGAALAGARSLAADSLTSIGPEVPKILWINSPSNPTGKVLPIDHLKKVVDWCRDRGTILVSDECYIEMAWDAEKQPISVLHPDVCGGSSEGILTVHSLSKRSNLAGYRCAFVAGDPALVGELLAVRKNLGLQMPGPQQIAMVAALDDDEHVAQQHARYAARRAKLREALERNGFRIDDSEGSLYLWATREEDCWKTVSDLADLGILVAPGAFYGAAGHQHVRVAFTATDERVDAALSRLA, from the coding sequence GTGGGCACGGTCTCGGCCAAGCTGCCTGACTTCCCCTGGGACCACCTGGTCCCGTTCGCCGACAGGGCGCGTGCGCATGTCGACGGCATCGTCGACCTCTCGGTCGGCACGCCCGTCGACCCGACGCCTGCCGTCGCGCAGGAGGCGTTGACCGCTGCTGCGGACAACCCCGGTTATCCGGTCACGATCGGCAAGGTCGAGACGCGGCAGGCCGCTCTCGACTGGATGGAGCGCCGCCTCGGCGTCAGGGGTCTCGGCCTCGACGCCGTGCTGCCGGTGATCGGTTCCAAGGAGCTGATCGCCAGCCTGGCGCTGCACCTGGGCGTCGGTGCGCGAGACCTGGTGGTCCATCCGCGCCTTGCCTATCCGACCTATGAGGTCGGTGCGGCGCTGGCGGGGGCCCGTTCGCTCGCCGCGGACTCGCTCACCTCGATCGGCCCCGAGGTGCCCAAGATCCTCTGGATCAACTCGCCGTCGAACCCGACCGGCAAGGTGCTGCCGATCGACCACCTGAAGAAGGTCGTCGACTGGTGCCGTGACCGGGGCACGATCCTGGTCTCCGACGAGTGCTACATCGAGATGGCGTGGGACGCCGAGAAGCAGCCGATCTCGGTGCTGCACCCGGACGTCTGCGGCGGCAGCAGCGAGGGCATCCTGACCGTGCACTCGCTCTCCAAGCGCTCCAACCTGGCCGGCTACCGCTGCGCCTTCGTCGCCGGCGACCCGGCGCTGGTCGGCGAGCTGTTGGCCGTGCGCAAGAACCTGGGCCTGCAGATGCCCGGCCCCCAGCAGATCGCCATGGTCGCTGCGCTCGACGACGACGAGCACGTCGCCCAGCAGCACGCGCGCTATGCGGCTCGGCGGGCGAAGCTCCGCGAGGCGCTGGAACGCAACGGCTTCCGCATCGACGACTCCGAGGGATCGCTCTATCTCTGGGCGACCCGCGAGGAGGACTGCTGGAAGACCGTCTCCGACCTGGCCGACCTCGGGATCCTGGTGGCTCCGGGCGCGTTCTACGGCGCTGCCGGGCACCAGCACGTGCGGGTGGCCTTCACCGCCACCGACGAGCGGGTGGACGCAGCCCTCTCGCGCCTGGCCTGA
- a CDS encoding GNAT family N-acetyltransferase, protein MDSRPDSQVVGKHLLGPHVVGQRVVVRRLVPGETGPTGGPAFTDVLGTCTSWGEGTCVVAPESGPEVAIPIAEIVSGKPVPPRPSVRHRVSPREAEGHALVLWPHVERRSLGDWELRSDPAPVGRLLKRANSCLAMGDPGSSLAEAEQEVRAFYASRDRAVLLQVETDSAVEAHFLAAGWSVVEGGSAHFQIASLSRTARLLRTVTTWGPTDDPEGDVDGMQITEDGPRLELTITVDGEVMASARAGISGDWMGIHAFGVVPQLRRRGVARRMIAELVDRAAEQGVTTLWLHVEVDNAPALALYESLGFSTHHSLAYLSPPS, encoded by the coding sequence ATGGATTCGCGCCCTGACTCCCAAGTCGTGGGCAAGCATTTGCTCGGTCCGCACGTGGTCGGGCAGCGAGTCGTCGTACGCCGTCTGGTCCCCGGTGAGACCGGACCCACCGGCGGCCCGGCCTTCACCGACGTGCTCGGCACCTGTACGTCGTGGGGCGAGGGCACCTGCGTGGTCGCGCCGGAGTCCGGCCCCGAGGTCGCCATCCCCATCGCCGAGATCGTCTCCGGCAAGCCGGTCCCCCCGCGCCCCTCGGTGCGCCACCGGGTCTCCCCGCGTGAGGCGGAGGGCCACGCCCTGGTGCTGTGGCCCCACGTCGAGCGGCGTTCCTTGGGCGACTGGGAGCTGCGCAGTGACCCGGCTCCGGTCGGCCGGTTGCTCAAACGGGCCAACTCCTGCCTGGCCATGGGCGACCCGGGATCATCCCTGGCCGAGGCCGAGCAGGAGGTGCGCGCGTTCTATGCCTCTCGCGATCGCGCCGTGTTGCTCCAGGTGGAGACCGACTCGGCTGTCGAGGCCCACTTCCTGGCCGCCGGCTGGTCGGTGGTCGAGGGCGGCAGCGCACACTTCCAGATCGCTTCGCTGTCGCGGACCGCGCGCCTGCTGCGCACCGTGACAACCTGGGGCCCCACCGACGACCCCGAGGGCGACGTCGACGGCATGCAGATCACCGAGGACGGCCCGCGGCTCGAGCTGACCATCACGGTGGACGGCGAGGTGATGGCCAGCGCCCGCGCCGGGATCTCCGGGGACTGGATGGGCATCCACGCCTTCGGCGTCGTACCCCAGCTGCGGCGCCGCGGTGTCGCCCGCCGGATGATCGCCGAGCTGGTCGACCGGGCAGCCGAGCAGGGAGTGACCACGCTGTGGCTCCATGTCGAGGTGGACAACGCCCCCGCGCTGGCGCTCTATGAGTCGCTCGGGTTCAGCACCCACCACTCACTCGCCTACCTGAGCCCGCCCAGCTGA
- the dapD gene encoding 2,3,4,5-tetrahydropyridine-2,6-dicarboxylate N-succinyltransferase yields the protein MTENSSQRAAHGWGLATLTPDDTVLDVWFPAPEMGAAPQDATAPAELTTLEGDDELRGVRREVRLVSISDLDAAPSSTEEVWLRLHLISTRLVQPHGLSLDGTFGLLTNVVWTSAGPCAVEGFELTRARLRAAGQHVTVHGIDKFPRMVDYVIPSGVRIGDADRVRLGAHLASGTTVMHEGFVNFNAGTLGASMVEGRISGGVVVGDGSDVGGGASIMGTLSGGGKAVISIGERCLLGANSGLGISLGDDCVVEAGCYITAGTKVAVKDDDGETRVVKASSLSGASNVLFRRNSVSGAIEAVAWKGQGIELNAALHAND from the coding sequence GTGACTGAGAACTCGAGCCAGCGCGCCGCCCATGGATGGGGCCTCGCCACTCTGACCCCCGACGACACCGTCCTGGACGTGTGGTTCCCGGCCCCCGAGATGGGCGCCGCTCCCCAGGACGCCACGGCCCCTGCCGAGCTGACGACGCTCGAGGGCGACGACGAGCTGCGCGGCGTACGCCGTGAGGTTCGGTTGGTCTCGATCAGCGACCTGGACGCCGCACCGAGCAGCACCGAGGAGGTCTGGCTCCGCCTGCACCTGATCTCGACCCGCCTCGTGCAGCCCCACGGACTCTCCCTGGACGGCACCTTCGGCCTGCTCACCAACGTGGTGTGGACCAGCGCCGGTCCGTGCGCCGTCGAGGGCTTCGAGCTGACTCGCGCCAGGCTGCGCGCCGCCGGCCAGCACGTCACCGTCCACGGCATCGACAAGTTCCCGCGAATGGTCGACTACGTGATCCCCAGCGGCGTCCGCATCGGCGACGCGGACCGGGTCCGCCTCGGCGCCCACCTCGCCTCCGGCACCACCGTCATGCACGAGGGTTTCGTGAACTTCAACGCCGGCACCCTCGGCGCCTCGATGGTGGAGGGCCGCATCTCCGGTGGGGTCGTGGTCGGCGACGGCTCCGACGTCGGCGGCGGCGCCTCGATCATGGGCACCCTCTCCGGTGGTGGCAAGGCGGTCATCTCCATCGGTGAGCGCTGCCTGCTCGGCGCCAACTCCGGGCTGGGCATCTCGCTGGGCGACGACTGCGTCGTCGAGGCCGGGTGCTACATCACCGCGGGCACCAAGGTCGCCGTCAAGGACGACGACGGTGAGACCCGGGTGGTCAAGGCCTCCTCGCTCTCGGGAGCCAGCAACGTGCTCTTCCGCCGCAACTCGGTCAGCGGCGCCATCGAGGCCGTTGCGTGGAAGGGCCAGGGCATCGAGCTCAACGCCGCCCTGCACGCCAACGACTGA
- the ileS gene encoding isoleucine--tRNA ligase, giving the protein MTYPKASTDETSGVASSPRFPDLEERVLAYWKDDDTFVASVEQRDAGANGENEFVFYDGPPFANGLPHYGHLLTGYVKDVVPRYQTMRGKRVERRFGWDTHGLPAELEAMRQLGLKTTDEIHEMGIEKFNDAARSSVLKYTGDWEQYVTRQARWVDFDNDYKTLNPSYMESVIWAFKTLHEKGYVYEGFRVLPYCWNDETPLSNHELRMDDDVYKQRQDPAVTVGFELAPTGQDPVLDGALALIWTTTPWTLPSNLAVMVGSEIAYVVVEAPVPGRTAPDGSAVTARYLLAEARLSSYARELGNEDGEFEVLGRYLGSDLVGRTYTPPFTYYAGHENAFRIVAADDAVTTTDGSGLVHSAGAFGEVDKEVTDREGIEAVMPVGKDGRFTHPVEEYAGMLVFDANLHLIDHLKAATRGEGETGAVSTGTVLLRRESYEHSYPHCWRCREPLIYKGVSSWFVEVTKFKDRMLELNEQIRWTPDHIKHGQFGKWLENARDWSITRNRFWGSPVPVWKSDDEAYPRLDVYGSFAEIERDFGTLPRNAAGEPDLHRPYVDQLTRPNPDDPTGKSTMRRVEDVLDVWFDSGSMSFAQVHYPFENAEWFAGTDGQGGHFPGDFIVEYIGQTRGWFYTLHVLATALFDKPAFQSCISHGIVLGSDGNKMSKSLRNYPDVSEVFDSAGADAMRWFLMASPILRGGNLVVTDQGIRDTVRQVLIPLWNSWYFFSLYANAANGGQGYEAQSCLGRADTLQNPLDRYLLAKTRQHVEQMTRQMDAYDIAGACETTRTFLDVLTNWYIRRSRERFWSTGDDLDKDAFDTLYTVLEVLCRVSAPLLPLTLEEMWRGLTGGRSVHLTDWPSVDDLPADDDLVASMDVVRDVCSSTSALRKSASLRNRLPLSMLTVVVDGAESLSGFSSIVADEVNVKSVRLLDIADPEAASYGVSQKLTVNARAAGPRLGKNVQVAIKGSKSGDWSVDEDGTVTSGGLALVEGEYALETVAASGDQTATGMLPRGGFVVLDTVVTAELAAEGLARDLVRAVQQARRTAGLDVSDRIALSIGGPEEVLAAARAHEGLIAGETLATSVLIEGTVEGATVELGDGLKATAGVALA; this is encoded by the coding sequence ATGACCTATCCCAAGGCTTCCACCGACGAGACTTCCGGCGTCGCGTCGAGCCCGAGGTTCCCCGACCTCGAGGAGCGCGTGCTCGCCTACTGGAAGGACGACGACACCTTCGTCGCCAGCGTCGAGCAGCGGGATGCCGGCGCCAACGGCGAGAACGAGTTCGTCTTCTACGACGGGCCGCCGTTCGCCAACGGGCTGCCGCACTACGGCCACCTGCTGACCGGCTACGTCAAGGACGTCGTCCCGCGCTACCAGACGATGCGCGGCAAGCGCGTCGAGCGCCGCTTCGGCTGGGACACCCACGGGCTGCCCGCCGAGCTCGAGGCGATGCGTCAGCTCGGTCTGAAGACCACCGACGAGATCCACGAGATGGGCATCGAGAAGTTCAACGACGCCGCTCGGTCCTCGGTGCTGAAGTACACCGGCGACTGGGAGCAGTACGTCACCCGCCAGGCCCGCTGGGTCGACTTCGACAACGACTACAAGACGCTCAACCCCTCCTACATGGAGAGCGTGATCTGGGCGTTCAAGACCCTGCACGAGAAGGGTTACGTCTACGAGGGCTTCCGGGTCCTGCCCTACTGCTGGAACGACGAGACGCCGCTGTCGAACCACGAGCTGCGGATGGACGACGACGTCTACAAGCAGCGCCAGGACCCGGCCGTCACCGTCGGCTTCGAGCTCGCGCCGACCGGCCAGGACCCGGTCCTGGACGGTGCGCTCGCCCTGATCTGGACCACCACTCCGTGGACGCTGCCCTCCAACCTCGCGGTGATGGTCGGCTCCGAGATCGCGTACGTCGTCGTCGAGGCGCCGGTGCCCGGGCGCACGGCTCCGGACGGCAGCGCGGTCACCGCCCGCTACCTGCTCGCCGAGGCCAGGTTGTCCTCCTACGCCCGCGAGCTGGGCAACGAGGACGGCGAGTTCGAGGTGCTCGGTCGTTACCTCGGCTCCGACCTGGTCGGTCGCACCTACACGCCGCCGTTCACCTACTACGCCGGCCACGAGAACGCCTTCCGCATCGTCGCCGCCGACGACGCCGTCACCACCACGGACGGCAGCGGGCTGGTGCACAGCGCCGGCGCCTTCGGAGAGGTGGACAAGGAGGTCACCGACCGCGAGGGCATCGAGGCGGTGATGCCGGTGGGCAAGGACGGCCGCTTCACGCACCCGGTCGAGGAATATGCCGGGATGCTGGTCTTCGACGCCAACCTGCACCTCATCGACCACCTCAAGGCGGCCACCCGCGGCGAGGGCGAGACCGGGGCGGTGTCCACAGGCACGGTCCTGCTGCGCCGCGAGTCCTACGAGCACTCCTACCCGCACTGCTGGCGCTGCCGCGAGCCCCTGATCTACAAGGGTGTCTCGTCCTGGTTCGTCGAGGTCACCAAGTTCAAGGACCGGATGCTCGAGCTCAACGAGCAGATCCGCTGGACGCCCGACCACATCAAGCACGGCCAGTTCGGCAAGTGGCTGGAGAACGCCCGTGACTGGTCGATCACGCGCAACCGGTTCTGGGGATCCCCGGTGCCGGTGTGGAAGAGCGACGACGAGGCCTACCCGCGCCTGGACGTCTATGGCTCATTCGCCGAGATCGAGCGCGACTTCGGCACGCTGCCCCGCAACGCAGCGGGGGAGCCCGACCTGCACCGTCCCTACGTCGACCAGCTCACCCGGCCGAACCCCGACGACCCGACCGGGAAGTCGACGATGCGTCGCGTCGAGGACGTCCTCGACGTCTGGTTCGACTCGGGCTCGATGTCCTTCGCCCAGGTGCACTACCCGTTCGAGAACGCCGAGTGGTTCGCCGGCACCGACGGCCAGGGCGGGCACTTCCCGGGTGACTTCATCGTCGAATACATCGGCCAGACCCGCGGCTGGTTCTACACGCTGCACGTGCTGGCCACGGCGCTCTTCGACAAGCCGGCCTTCCAGTCCTGCATCAGCCACGGCATCGTGCTCGGCTCGGACGGCAACAAGATGTCGAAGTCGCTGCGCAACTACCCCGACGTCAGCGAGGTCTTCGACTCCGCCGGCGCCGACGCCATGCGCTGGTTCCTGATGGCCTCGCCGATCCTTCGTGGCGGCAACCTGGTCGTCACCGACCAGGGCATCCGCGACACCGTGCGCCAGGTGCTGATCCCGCTGTGGAACAGCTGGTACTTCTTCTCGCTCTACGCCAACGCAGCCAACGGCGGGCAGGGCTACGAGGCGCAGAGCTGCCTGGGCCGTGCGGACACGTTGCAGAACCCGCTGGACCGCTACCTCCTGGCCAAGACGCGACAGCACGTCGAGCAGATGACTCGGCAGATGGATGCCTACGACATCGCCGGTGCCTGCGAGACGACCCGGACCTTCCTGGACGTGCTCACCAACTGGTACATCCGCCGTTCCCGGGAGCGGTTCTGGTCCACCGGCGACGACCTGGACAAGGACGCCTTCGACACCCTCTACACGGTGCTCGAGGTGCTGTGCCGGGTGAGTGCGCCGCTGTTGCCGCTGACCCTGGAGGAGATGTGGCGCGGGCTGACCGGTGGGCGCTCGGTGCACCTGACCGACTGGCCCAGCGTCGACGACCTCCCGGCCGATGACGACCTGGTCGCCTCGATGGATGTCGTGCGCGACGTGTGCTCCTCGACCTCCGCGCTGCGCAAGAGTGCGTCCCTGCGCAACCGGCTGCCGCTGTCGATGCTCACGGTCGTGGTCGACGGGGCCGAGTCCCTGTCGGGCTTCTCCTCGATCGTTGCCGACGAGGTCAACGTCAAGTCCGTGCGCCTGCTCGACATCGCCGACCCCGAGGCTGCGTCGTACGGCGTCTCGCAGAAGCTCACCGTGAACGCCCGCGCCGCAGGCCCCCGCCTGGGCAAGAACGTCCAGGTGGCGATCAAGGGCTCGAAGTCCGGCGACTGGTCGGTCGACGAGGACGGGACGGTCACCTCGGGAGGACTCGCGCTGGTCGAGGGCGAATATGCCCTGGAGACGGTGGCTGCCTCGGGCGACCAGACCGCCACCGGCATGCTGCCGCGCGGTGGATTCGTCGTCCTCGACACCGTGGTCACCGCCGAGCTCGCGGCCGAGGGCCTGGCCCGCGACCTGGTCCGCGCAGTGCAGCAGGCTCGTCGCACCGCCGGCCTCGACGTCTCCGACCGGATCGCGCTGAGCATCGGTGGCCCCGAGGAGGTGCTGGCCGCGGCCCGCGCCCACGAAGGACTGATCGCCGGGGAGACCCTGGCCACCTCGGTCCTGATCGAGGGCACTGTCGAGGGCGCCACTGTCGAGCTCGGCGACGGGCTCAAGGCAACCGCCGGCGTGGCCCTGGCCTGA
- a CDS encoding FAD-dependent oxidoreductase — protein sequence MKKNAPATHPHLLSPGRIGVMEVKNRVVLPAMDMNLCVDGEIEQGDIDHYVARARGGTGLIITGASAIAFPAGTASLKEPGLSDDKFIPGLRALADAVHAAGSKLCVQSTHHGKVSRIDTRQGRALLVPSEPDYTLDMSALADNTGEELARMGAVTGGKQPSHHVATLEDLAWLVETWTAAAVRVMQAGADAIEIHCAHGYILGAFLNRRDNLRTDQYGGSLENRAKLACEVISSVKAAVGDKLAVLVRVAGEEFGQEGGLTSEEACAASVLFEQAGADAIHVTGWGRNPFANFTDGPLPNKVGAYVDLAAAVKKHVSIPVIAVGRVLPGVGERALAEGKADFVSMGRQLLADPEIVNKLAAGTPQAIRPCINCYVCVQENFWDDSPICAVNPALGRQTPLDLGPTRSRKHVLVVGAGPGGLETARVLTERGHRVTVVDRSDRLGGTLWFSTLTTPDNEQLLDWLTSEVERLDIEVRLGTEATPELVRQINPDHVVVATGATRGRPAVPGGDLPHVHTGDTLRDLLLGSADGDNGTRFMRTMGKLGKLSGVTKSPEAIRRLTRTFLPMGKDVVVIGGSLVGLELAEWLAERGRNVVLVEEGQALGLPMAMPRRWTAVRRAGEEGVVLHRRATVTAITKDHVEFTVGDQAHTAPADLVIHAADTASGAPLAELLREAGVPVDVVGDAAEVGYIEGAMHSAWDVAATI from the coding sequence ATGAAGAAGAACGCGCCCGCGACCCATCCCCACCTCCTGTCCCCGGGACGGATCGGTGTGATGGAGGTGAAGAACCGCGTCGTGCTGCCGGCGATGGACATGAACCTCTGCGTCGACGGTGAGATCGAGCAGGGCGACATCGACCACTACGTCGCGCGAGCGAGGGGCGGGACCGGGCTGATCATCACCGGAGCCAGCGCCATCGCCTTCCCCGCAGGCACTGCCAGTCTCAAGGAGCCCGGACTCTCCGACGACAAGTTCATCCCCGGGCTGCGCGCGCTCGCCGACGCGGTCCACGCGGCCGGCAGCAAGCTGTGCGTGCAGAGCACGCACCACGGCAAGGTGTCCCGCATCGACACCCGGCAGGGACGTGCGCTGCTGGTCCCCTCGGAGCCCGACTACACCCTCGACATGAGCGCCTTGGCCGACAACACCGGCGAGGAGCTCGCCCGGATGGGCGCAGTGACCGGCGGCAAGCAGCCGAGCCACCACGTGGCCACCCTGGAGGACCTGGCCTGGTTGGTCGAGACCTGGACCGCCGCGGCGGTGCGGGTGATGCAGGCCGGTGCCGACGCGATCGAGATCCACTGCGCCCACGGCTACATCCTCGGCGCCTTCCTCAACCGTCGCGACAACCTGCGCACCGACCAGTATGGCGGATCCCTGGAGAACCGGGCCAAGCTCGCCTGCGAGGTGATCTCCTCGGTGAAGGCAGCGGTCGGCGACAAGCTGGCAGTGCTGGTCCGGGTCGCCGGCGAGGAGTTCGGCCAGGAAGGTGGGCTCACCTCCGAGGAGGCCTGTGCCGCCTCGGTGCTCTTCGAGCAGGCCGGTGCCGACGCCATCCACGTGACCGGGTGGGGCCGCAACCCCTTCGCCAACTTCACCGACGGCCCGTTGCCCAACAAGGTCGGCGCCTATGTCGACCTGGCCGCCGCGGTCAAGAAGCACGTGTCGATCCCGGTGATCGCAGTCGGGCGCGTCCTGCCCGGCGTGGGGGAGCGCGCCCTCGCCGAGGGCAAGGCCGACTTCGTCTCGATGGGCCGTCAGCTCCTGGCCGACCCGGAGATCGTCAACAAGCTCGCCGCCGGCACGCCGCAGGCGATCCGACCGTGCATCAACTGCTACGTCTGCGTCCAGGAGAACTTCTGGGATGACAGTCCCATCTGCGCGGTCAATCCCGCGCTCGGTCGCCAGACCCCGCTCGACCTCGGCCCGACCCGGTCACGCAAGCACGTGCTCGTGGTGGGCGCGGGCCCCGGCGGACTCGAGACCGCACGCGTCCTGACCGAGCGGGGTCACCGGGTCACCGTCGTGGACCGGTCCGACCGCCTCGGCGGCACGCTGTGGTTCTCCACGCTGACCACTCCCGACAACGAGCAGCTCCTCGACTGGCTCACCAGTGAGGTCGAGCGACTGGACATCGAGGTCCGGTTGGGCACCGAGGCCACACCCGAGCTGGTCCGCCAGATCAACCCCGACCACGTCGTGGTCGCGACCGGCGCAACGCGCGGTCGCCCGGCGGTTCCGGGCGGCGACCTGCCCCACGTCCACACCGGCGACACCCTGCGCGACCTGCTCCTGGGTTCCGCCGACGGTGACAACGGCACCCGGTTCATGCGCACGATGGGCAAGCTCGGCAAGCTGTCCGGCGTCACGAAGAGCCCCGAGGCGATCCGTCGCCTCACCCGCACCTTCCTGCCGATGGGCAAGGACGTCGTCGTGATCGGCGGGTCGCTGGTCGGCCTGGAGCTCGCGGAGTGGCTGGCCGAGCGCGGCCGCAACGTGGTGCTGGTCGAGGAGGGCCAGGCGCTCGGCCTGCCGATGGCGATGCCGCGCCGCTGGACCGCCGTACGCCGTGCCGGCGAGGAGGGCGTGGTCCTGCACCGTCGCGCGACGGTCACCGCGATCACCAAGGACCACGTCGAGTTCACCGTCGGGGACCAGGCGCACACTGCCCCCGCTGACCTGGTGATTCACGCCGCGGACACCGCTTCGGGTGCCCCGCTCGCGGAGCTCCTGCGCGAGGCGGGAGTGCCGGTGGACGTGGTCGGCGACGCCGCCGAGGTGGGCTACATCGAGGGCGCGATGCACTCGGCCTGGGACGTGGCCGCGACCATCTGA
- the fdxA gene encoding ferredoxin, producing MTYVIAQPCVDVKDRACVDECPVDCIYEGKRMLYIHPDECVDCGACEPVCPVEAIFYEDDTPEQWKDYYDANVKFFDDLGSPGGAAKMGEIDKDHPFIAALEPQNQDH from the coding sequence GTGACCTACGTCATCGCCCAGCCGTGTGTCGACGTCAAGGACCGCGCATGTGTCGACGAGTGTCCGGTCGACTGCATCTACGAGGGCAAGCGGATGCTCTACATCCACCCCGACGAGTGCGTCGACTGCGGTGCCTGCGAGCCGGTCTGCCCCGTTGAGGCGATCTTCTACGAGGACGACACCCCGGAGCAGTGGAAGGACTACTACGACGCCAACGTGAAGTTCTTCGACGACCTCGGTTCCCCCGGCGGCGCGGCCAAGATGGGTGAGATCGACAAGGACCACCCGTTCATCGCTGCTCTCGAGCCGCAGAACCAGGACCACTGA